Proteins from one Verrucomicrobiia bacterium genomic window:
- a CDS encoding right-handed parallel beta-helix repeat-containing protein has protein sequence MRTMNLLKVACLTGLLAVLSSVSASAQTVIESAPGRYFISPTGNDQWSGKLLGPNPTRTDGPFATIGRALEEMRKQPLKCTTYVRGAVYLLPQPIEIKPEDSGHALVAYPGEKPILSGAMAVKGWNKATNEIWVAKIPEVQTKRLFFGQVWLNTELQTRARYPNIDPAKPYTSGWNFTVSDGPGIGATGAFISRINNAGDWVEWAVEAPVAGNYRIAFLYAAQNAQAGFNNMAGRCSIQVGSEPPVMVQNLPDSAVARWSVVATLPLAQGPQIIRWNNVQGGILNLDAIALSDDPAWNAAMSATGPALQRPVAGRQLLVVQAEAMAGANAKDMVKPALATGSTRGKFQFRAGDLKEYVKSPETEIHMFPGAGQANTIMQVRLYDHDKRTVILQPNSNSGFDILPGNRYFVANAFEELDAPGEWYLDRTSGNLYYWPPRPTFQDQTLYAPVLDRLIEFKGDPAKGKWVEGFTMKGFEFRHTTYSRLTQVTAPNDAAIWLSGAKQCVIESNRFLNLGGYAVRLENKSTANEIVGNEMMNLGQGGVLFFGPATSQATSNLVAGNWIHHIGEVYKHVAGVFAQSGGGNRIANNLFEHLPRAAISLKSVDATTYSHTNIVEYNDIQFTNLETADSGAIDVTGRHRKDTGNVIQYNRIRDTGGLNTDTEGKFRTPYFTWGIQLDEYASGTTVKGNVVIRSAFGGVGVLGGKNNLIDNNIFVDGSEHQVFFQAADASSVSNRFTRNIVSYKEGQANLIQHAGNWSNTMLGQSDRNLYWQVQGPNAFVGNKTTPRGPLKTWQAAGFDKNSMVADPQFMNPTQDVYQPANASPARQLGFESIPLEKIGLQGYSRSWKKK, from the coding sequence ATGAGGACAATGAACTTGCTCAAGGTCGCCTGTCTCACGGGGTTGTTGGCGGTGCTGTCATCGGTGAGCGCCAGTGCGCAGACGGTGATCGAATCCGCGCCGGGGCGTTACTTCATATCGCCCACGGGGAATGATCAGTGGAGCGGGAAATTGCTGGGGCCGAATCCCACAAGGACGGATGGGCCATTTGCCACGATCGGTCGTGCGCTGGAGGAGATGCGCAAGCAGCCGCTGAAGTGCACGACGTATGTGCGCGGCGCGGTGTATCTGCTGCCGCAGCCGATCGAGATCAAGCCGGAGGATTCGGGTCACGCGCTGGTGGCGTATCCGGGCGAGAAACCGATCCTGAGCGGTGCGATGGCGGTGAAGGGATGGAACAAGGCGACGAACGAGATCTGGGTGGCGAAGATCCCGGAGGTGCAGACGAAGCGACTGTTCTTTGGGCAAGTCTGGTTAAACACAGAACTCCAGACGCGCGCGCGGTATCCGAACATCGATCCTGCGAAGCCTTACACGAGCGGTTGGAACTTCACGGTGAGTGACGGACCGGGCATCGGTGCGACGGGGGCCTTCATCTCGCGGATCAATAATGCGGGGGATTGGGTGGAGTGGGCGGTGGAGGCGCCGGTGGCGGGTAATTATCGCATCGCGTTTCTTTATGCGGCGCAGAATGCGCAGGCAGGGTTCAACAACATGGCGGGACGTTGCTCGATACAGGTGGGCTCCGAACCGCCGGTGATGGTGCAGAATCTGCCGGACAGTGCGGTGGCGCGCTGGAGTGTGGTGGCGACATTACCACTGGCGCAAGGGCCGCAGATCATCCGCTGGAACAACGTGCAGGGCGGTATACTGAATCTGGATGCAATCGCGCTGAGCGATGATCCCGCATGGAATGCCGCGATGAGTGCCACGGGCCCGGCACTGCAAAGACCGGTGGCAGGACGGCAATTGCTGGTGGTGCAAGCGGAGGCTATGGCGGGCGCAAATGCGAAGGACATGGTGAAGCCGGCCTTGGCGACGGGATCGACACGGGGGAAATTCCAATTCCGCGCCGGTGATCTGAAGGAGTATGTGAAGTCCCCGGAGACAGAGATCCACATGTTCCCCGGAGCAGGACAGGCGAACACGATCATGCAGGTGCGCCTCTATGATCACGACAAGCGCACGGTGATATTGCAGCCGAACAGCAACTCGGGCTTCGACATCCTGCCGGGCAATCGTTACTTCGTGGCGAATGCGTTCGAGGAACTGGATGCGCCGGGCGAGTGGTATCTGGATCGCACGTCAGGGAATCTGTATTACTGGCCGCCGCGTCCGACCTTCCAAGATCAGACATTGTATGCGCCGGTGCTGGACCGCTTGATCGAGTTCAAGGGCGATCCGGCGAAGGGCAAGTGGGTGGAGGGTTTCACCATGAAGGGCTTCGAGTTCCGTCACACGACTTATTCGCGCCTGACGCAAGTCACAGCCCCAAATGATGCAGCGATCTGGCTCAGCGGTGCCAAGCAATGTGTGATCGAGAGCAATCGCTTCCTGAACCTTGGCGGATATGCGGTGCGTCTGGAGAACAAGTCCACGGCGAATGAGATCGTGGGCAATGAGATGATGAACTTGGGGCAGGGCGGCGTCCTGTTCTTCGGCCCCGCGACATCACAGGCCACGAGTAATCTGGTGGCAGGAAATTGGATCCATCACATCGGTGAAGTCTACAAACATGTGGCAGGTGTGTTTGCTCAATCGGGTGGCGGCAATCGCATCGCGAACAACTTGTTCGAGCATCTGCCTCGTGCGGCGATTTCCCTAAAGAGTGTGGATGCGACGACTTACTCGCATACGAACATCGTGGAGTATAATGACATCCAATTCACGAATCTGGAAACGGCGGACAGTGGAGCGATCGATGTCACGGGGCGGCATCGCAAAGACACGGGCAACGTGATCCAATACAATCGCATCCGTGATACAGGCGGCCTGAACACGGACACGGAAGGCAAGTTTCGTACGCCTTATTTCACATGGGGTATCCAACTGGATGAATACGCCAGCGGCACGACGGTGAAAGGAAACGTGGTCATCCGCAGCGCATTCGGCGGTGTAGGTGTGCTGGGTGGAAAAAATAACCTGATCGATAATAACATCTTCGTGGATGGCAGCGAGCATCAGGTCTTTTTTCAGGCGGCGGATGCTTCCAGCGTGAGCAACCGTTTCACGCGAAACATCGTCTCCTACAAGGAAGGCCAGGCGAACCTCATCCAGCACGCAGGTAATTGGTCGAACACGATGCTGGGGCAATCTGATCGCAACCTTTACTGGCAGGTGCAAGGGCCCAATGCTTTTGTCGGGAACAAGACGACGCCACGCGGTCCTTTGAAGACATGGCAGGCGGCGGGCTTTGACAAGAATTCCATGGTGGCCGATCCGCAGTTCATGAATCCGACGCAAGATGTTTACCAGCCGGCAAATGCTTCACCGGCCAGGCAGCTTGGCTTCGAGAGCATTCCGTTGGAGAAGATCGGCTTGCAGGGTTATTCGCGTTCATGGAAAAAGAAGTGA
- a CDS encoding polysaccharide lyase 6 family protein, with product MVCSGAEYKVANVVEFPKIQKALKPGDTLVLQNGTWADANLLFDAQGTAEKPITLKAETPGQVMLTGKSRLRVGGQHLVVEGLWFKDAGDRKDDVIEFRANSNKPAVNCRVTACAITDYNPPNKKQDYKWVSMYGTSNRVDHCYFSGKLHAGTTLVVWVGEQPNYHRIDHNHFGPRPRLGQNGGETIRVGTSDVSMNNSRTVVEFNLFQECNGEVEIVSNKSCENIYRHNTFLHCEGAMTLRHGNRCVVEANYFLGGNRKNTGGVRIIGEDHRVVNNLFSELGGEEARSALTLMNGLKDSPLHGYFQVKRAVIAFNTFTNCKSSVLIGYVSDNPKGADLPPVDCVFAGNLMEATQAALIKADTAPLNWKWEENVAVGKLGVPAVEGISETKGKTVSGFPEITEDIEGQRRGGKKDVGCDQKSDAAVKYKILTKETTGPGWMGER from the coding sequence ATGGTCTGTTCAGGCGCTGAATACAAGGTGGCGAATGTGGTTGAGTTTCCTAAGATCCAGAAAGCGCTGAAACCGGGGGACACGCTGGTGTTGCAGAATGGAACTTGGGCGGATGCCAACTTGCTCTTCGATGCGCAAGGCACAGCGGAGAAACCGATCACGCTGAAAGCGGAGACGCCGGGACAGGTGATGCTCACGGGCAAGTCGCGATTGCGAGTTGGTGGACAACATCTGGTGGTGGAGGGGCTGTGGTTCAAGGATGCGGGTGATCGCAAGGATGATGTGATCGAGTTCCGGGCGAATTCGAATAAGCCGGCAGTGAACTGCCGTGTCACGGCTTGCGCCATCACGGACTACAACCCGCCGAACAAAAAGCAGGATTACAAATGGGTCTCCATGTATGGCACAAGCAATCGGGTGGATCACTGCTACTTCTCCGGCAAGCTGCATGCGGGCACTACGCTGGTGGTGTGGGTGGGAGAGCAACCGAATTATCACCGTATCGACCATAACCATTTCGGGCCGCGTCCGCGACTGGGGCAGAATGGTGGCGAGACGATCCGCGTCGGCACCAGCGATGTCTCCATGAACAACTCGCGCACAGTGGTGGAGTTCAACCTGTTCCAGGAATGTAACGGCGAGGTGGAGATCGTCTCGAACAAATCGTGTGAGAACATCTATCGGCACAACACGTTTCTGCATTGCGAGGGGGCGATGACCTTGCGCCATGGCAACCGCTGCGTGGTGGAGGCGAATTACTTTCTCGGTGGAAATCGCAAGAACACGGGTGGCGTGCGGATCATTGGGGAAGATCATCGCGTGGTGAATAACCTGTTCTCGGAGTTGGGTGGTGAGGAGGCGAGGTCGGCACTGACGTTGATGAACGGACTGAAGGATTCGCCGCTGCACGGATATTTCCAGGTGAAGCGGGCTGTGATCGCGTTCAATACGTTCACGAATTGCAAATCGTCGGTGCTGATCGGGTATGTGAGCGATAATCCGAAGGGGGCGGATCTGCCGCCGGTGGATTGTGTGTTTGCGGGTAATCTGATGGAGGCGACACAAGCTGCTTTGATTAAGGCTGACACTGCGCCGCTTAATTGGAAATGGGAGGAGAATGTGGCGGTCGGTAAGTTAGGTGTTCCAGCGGTCGAGGGCATCAGCGAGACGAAAGGCAAAACAGTCTCTGGTTTTCCGGAGATCACAGAAGACATCGAAGGTCAGCGGCGTGGGGGAAAGAAAGATGTAGGTTGCGATCAGAAGTCCGATGCGGCAGTGAAGTATAAGATTTTGACGAAGGAGACGACGGGGCCGGGGTGGATGGGGGAGAGGTGA
- a CDS encoding HIT domain-containing protein, translated as MEALHAPWRIEYILGPKGPKDGRSIFTQIGESSDDVGNYVIARGKTCYAVLNRYPYNGGHIMTVPYKQVPDFNDLTDAEMLELMQLTRRCQAALTQVMKPHGFNIGVNLGQVAGAGIVEHLHIHIVPRWNGDVNFMPVTGSTSIIPEALADTAAKLRAALLNL; from the coding sequence ATGGAAGCGTTGCACGCACCTTGGCGGATTGAATACATCCTGGGCCCGAAAGGCCCGAAGGATGGACGCTCCATTTTCACACAGATCGGTGAGTCCAGCGATGATGTGGGGAACTACGTCATCGCCCGCGGCAAGACGTGCTACGCGGTGCTGAACCGTTATCCGTATAACGGCGGACACATCATGACGGTGCCTTACAAGCAAGTGCCGGATTTTAATGATCTCACGGATGCGGAGATGCTGGAATTAATGCAGCTCACGCGGCGTTGCCAGGCGGCGCTCACGCAAGTGATGAAACCGCATGGATTCAATATCGGCGTGAATCTTGGGCAGGTCGCAGGTGCGGGTATCGTCGAACACTTGCACATCCACATCGTGCCGCGCTGGAACGGAGATGTGAACTTCATGCCGGTCACGGGCAGCACATCTATCATTCCGGAAGCGCTGGCAGATACCGCTGCGAAACTTCGCGCAGCATTGTTGAACCTCTGA
- a CDS encoding PhoH family protein, with product MAEETIHFENPRLVQQLFGNDTQNLKSLEEQLKVKATTRDGWVKLEGEAESIEKAKEMFAILDESMKAGSQVRSREFNAALGVVKAEGVAALRSLMNERIHTSPAKGSITPKTVGQKMYVEAIRNHDVTFGVGPAGTGKTYLAMAMATSALRAGKVSRIILTRPAVEAGEALGFLPGDLHEKLTPYLRPLYDALHDMLPPEELEKHRERGVIEIAPLAYMRGRTLNHAFIVLDEAQNATAEQMFMFLTRLGHNSKAVITGDPTQIDLPNQKKSGLVEAVHALKKVPGIGFQEFTKQDVVRHPLVQRIIAAYEKHRGSARNE from the coding sequence ATGGCAGAAGAAACCATTCATTTTGAGAACCCTCGTCTTGTGCAGCAGTTGTTCGGGAACGACACGCAGAATCTGAAATCGCTCGAAGAGCAATTGAAGGTTAAGGCGACGACACGCGACGGCTGGGTGAAGCTGGAGGGCGAGGCGGAAAGCATCGAGAAGGCAAAGGAGATGTTCGCCATTCTCGATGAATCGATGAAGGCAGGCTCGCAAGTGCGCAGCCGTGAGTTCAATGCCGCGCTCGGTGTCGTGAAGGCAGAAGGCGTCGCCGCTCTGCGCAGCCTGATGAATGAACGCATCCACACGTCTCCGGCGAAAGGCTCGATCACGCCGAAGACCGTGGGACAAAAGATGTATGTGGAAGCCATCCGCAATCACGACGTGACATTCGGCGTTGGGCCCGCAGGCACAGGCAAGACTTACCTTGCGATGGCCATGGCTACGTCTGCTCTGCGTGCTGGCAAGGTGAGCCGCATCATTCTGACGCGTCCTGCAGTGGAAGCCGGTGAGGCGCTTGGCTTCCTCCCTGGTGATCTGCACGAGAAGCTCACACCGTATCTGCGGCCGCTTTACGATGCGTTGCATGATATGCTGCCGCCGGAGGAATTGGAGAAGCATCGGGAGCGCGGTGTCATCGAGATCGCGCCGCTGGCCTACATGCGTGGTCGCACGTTGAACCACGCATTCATCGTGTTGGATGAGGCACAGAACGCGACTGCGGAGCAGATGTTCATGTTCCTCACACGCTTGGGGCATAATTCCAAGGCTGTCATCACGGGTGATCCGACGCAGATCGATTTGCCAAACCAGAAGAAGTCCGGACTGGTGGAGGCTGTGCATGCGCTGAAGAAGGTGCCGGGCATCGGCTTTCAAGAATTTACGAAGCAGGACGTGGTGCGGCATCCGCTGGTGCAACGCATCATCGCGGCTTACGAGAAACATCGCGGCAGTGCGCGCAACGAATGA
- the ybeY gene encoding rRNA maturation RNase YbeY — protein sequence MSNELQLRNRQKTKAIDAKLLKMVTRALLVEELALKTYQLGIHLVEPEEMAQVNWDYLQHEGSTDVITFDYRDEVPPGEVAPELYGELYICVDDALKQAKEFKQHWTEELARYVVHGVLHLRGYDDLEPAKRKVMKKEENRLVKALAEKFALKKLAKK from the coding sequence ATGAGCAACGAGCTGCAACTCCGCAATCGCCAGAAGACCAAAGCAATCGACGCCAAGTTGCTGAAGATGGTGACGCGTGCATTGCTGGTGGAGGAACTGGCGCTGAAGACATATCAACTCGGCATCCATCTAGTGGAGCCAGAAGAGATGGCTCAAGTGAATTGGGATTATCTCCAGCACGAAGGCTCCACCGATGTCATCACCTTCGATTACCGCGATGAAGTTCCGCCGGGCGAAGTCGCACCAGAACTGTATGGTGAACTCTACATCTGCGTGGACGATGCACTGAAACAGGCGAAGGAATTCAAACAGCACTGGACGGAAGAACTCGCACGCTACGTGGTGCATGGAGTGTTGCATCTGCGCGGTTACGACGATCTGGAGCCCGCAAAGCGCAAGGTGATGAAAAAAGAAGAGAACCGGCTGGTGAAAGCGCTGGCGGAAAAGTTCGCGCTGAAGAAGCTGGCTAAGAAATGA
- the recO gene encoding DNA repair protein RecO, producing MDERASGIILRTRPLTETSLIVHWLTHGHGRVATVAKGARRPKSAFRGKLDIFYQADFSFQRSRRSELHNLHEVSLRETHAALRSDIGRVQQAAYAVALIEQTTETETPLDEVYDLMLGFVQHLAMNGAKPANVLAFELKLLELLGQSPQPEEIKMGRSAQALMAALQDCEWAQLAEAELTVQHISELRQFLHGFLIYHLDRIPRGRNAAIEA from the coding sequence ATGGATGAGCGAGCATCAGGCATCATCTTGCGCACACGCCCGCTCACAGAGACGAGCCTCATCGTGCATTGGCTGACGCATGGACATGGTCGTGTGGCGACGGTGGCGAAAGGCGCACGCCGTCCGAAGTCCGCTTTCCGCGGCAAGCTCGATATCTTTTACCAGGCGGACTTTTCTTTCCAACGCAGCCGCCGTTCCGAGCTGCATAATCTTCATGAAGTGAGCCTGCGTGAAACGCATGCCGCGTTACGCTCAGATATCGGACGCGTGCAACAGGCCGCCTATGCCGTGGCACTGATCGAGCAAACGACTGAGACGGAGACGCCGCTTGATGAAGTCTATGATCTCATGCTTGGCTTTGTGCAGCATCTGGCGATGAATGGTGCCAAACCGGCGAATGTGTTGGCCTTTGAATTGAAACTGCTGGAATTGCTTGGGCAAAGTCCGCAGCCGGAAGAGATCAAAATGGGTAGGAGCGCTCAGGCTTTGATGGCTGCCTTGCAAGATTGTGAATGGGCGCAACTAGCAGAGGCGGAACTAACTGTGCAACACATCTCCGAATTGCGGCAGTTTCTCCACGGATTCCTGATCTATCACCTGGACCGGATTCCTCGGGGGCGCAATGCGGCGATCGAGGCCTAA
- the uvrB gene encoding excinuclease ABC subunit UvrB: MFKLVAPYEPAGDQPQAIAKLTQGLQAGAKHQTLLGVTGSGKTFTMANVIKEINRPTLVISHNKTLAAQLYAEFKGFFPDNAVEYFVSYFDYYQPEAYIPRTDTFIEKDSSINEEIERMRLSTMSSLFARRDVVVVASVSCIYGIGSREDYEAMVIPIKVGQEISRDQFLSRLVDIQYRRNDIAFERGEFRVRGDTVELRPGYTEDGLRIEFFGDQIDRITRFDPLLGDTLEQFDAITVYPGKQFVTPAEKLKRAILSIREELGERIAWFEKEGKLLEAQRIKMRTEYDLEMMEEMGFCSGIENYSRHIAKRPPGSRPATIIDFFPRDFLLVIDESHATVPQIGGMYAGDKSRKGVLVEHGFRLPSALDNRPLNFDEFQKLHDQVVYVSATPAAQELQWSGQRVVELIVRPTGLVDPPVTIKPLKGQIDDLIEEVRKRVEAKERVLVTTLTKRSAEQLTDYLREISINVRYLHSEIDAIERVEILRSLRKGDFDVLVGINLLREGLDLPEVSLVAILDADKEGYLRSATSLIQTAGRAARHLNGSVILYADVMTQSIQKFLAVSEYRRKRQLEYNKEHNITPKGVSRAVEESLSSQKEVTAKATAFLRDKQPEFDVTETVRQLEGEMLEAANNLEFEKAALLRDQINELKRTFLGGDKGGGRSNAGKSTSYGKGKKSGKKFGKGGKSNPF, translated from the coding sequence ATGTTCAAACTCGTCGCGCCCTACGAACCTGCCGGAGATCAGCCGCAAGCCATCGCGAAGCTGACTCAAGGGCTGCAGGCGGGCGCGAAGCACCAGACGCTGCTCGGCGTGACCGGTTCCGGCAAGACGTTCACCATGGCGAACGTCATCAAGGAGATCAACCGCCCCACGCTCGTCATCTCGCATAACAAGACGCTCGCCGCGCAGCTCTACGCGGAGTTCAAGGGCTTCTTCCCGGATAACGCCGTCGAATATTTCGTCAGCTACTTCGATTATTATCAACCAGAGGCTTACATCCCGCGCACGGACACGTTCATCGAGAAGGATTCGAGCATCAATGAGGAGATCGAGCGCATGCGCCTCTCCACCATGAGCTCGCTCTTTGCCCGGCGCGATGTGGTAGTCGTCGCCAGCGTGTCCTGCATCTACGGCATCGGCAGCCGGGAAGACTACGAAGCGATGGTCATCCCCATCAAAGTGGGGCAGGAAATCTCGCGCGACCAATTCCTCAGCCGCCTCGTGGACATCCAGTATCGCCGCAACGATATCGCCTTTGAACGCGGCGAATTCCGCGTGCGAGGTGACACCGTGGAGCTTCGCCCCGGCTATACCGAAGACGGTTTGCGCATTGAATTCTTCGGTGATCAGATCGATCGCATCACGCGCTTCGATCCATTGCTCGGCGACACCTTGGAACAGTTTGACGCCATCACCGTTTATCCCGGCAAACAATTCGTCACGCCTGCAGAGAAATTGAAACGCGCCATCCTCAGCATCCGCGAAGAGTTGGGCGAACGCATCGCGTGGTTTGAGAAGGAAGGCAAGCTGCTCGAGGCCCAGCGCATCAAGATGCGCACAGAATACGATCTGGAGATGATGGAGGAAATGGGCTTCTGCTCCGGCATCGAGAATTACTCACGCCACATCGCAAAACGCCCGCCCGGCTCACGCCCGGCGACGATCATCGATTTCTTTCCGCGCGATTTCCTGCTCGTCATCGATGAATCCCACGCCACCGTCCCGCAGATCGGCGGCATGTATGCGGGTGACAAATCTCGCAAAGGCGTGCTGGTGGAACATGGTTTCCGCCTGCCGAGCGCACTCGACAACCGCCCGCTGAACTTCGATGAGTTTCAGAAGTTGCACGACCAGGTGGTTTACGTCAGCGCCACACCTGCCGCGCAGGAATTGCAATGGTCCGGCCAACGCGTCGTGGAACTCATCGTGCGCCCAACGGGCCTTGTCGATCCGCCCGTCACCATCAAGCCGCTTAAAGGCCAGATCGATGATCTCATCGAAGAAGTGCGTAAGCGCGTAGAAGCGAAAGAGCGTGTCCTCGTTACCACGCTTACCAAACGCAGCGCGGAGCAACTCACCGATTACTTGCGGGAGATCAGCATCAACGTCCGCTATCTGCACAGCGAGATCGATGCGATTGAGCGCGTGGAAATCTTGCGCTCTTTGCGCAAAGGTGATTTCGACGTGTTAGTCGGCATCAACCTCTTGCGTGAAGGTCTCGATCTCCCGGAAGTCTCGCTCGTAGCCATTCTTGATGCAGATAAGGAAGGTTATCTGCGCTCAGCTACTAGTCTCATCCAGACAGCAGGCCGCGCAGCACGTCACTTGAATGGCAGCGTCATCCTTTACGCGGATGTGATGACGCAGAGCATCCAGAAGTTCCTCGCCGTATCCGAGTATCGCCGCAAGCGGCAGCTCGAATACAACAAGGAACACAACATTACGCCCAAGGGTGTCAGCCGGGCTGTGGAGGAAAGCCTGTCCTCACAGAAGGAAGTCACCGCCAAGGCCACTGCTTTCCTGCGCGACAAGCAGCCGGAGTTCGATGTCACAGAGACTGTCCGCCAACTCGAAGGCGAAATGCTCGAAGCTGCGAACAATTTGGAATTCGAGAAAGCCGCCCTGCTGCGCGACCAGATCAACGAATTGAAACGTACATTCCTTGGTGGTGATAAAGGCGGTGGCCGCTCCAATGCCGGCAAATCAACCAGCTACGGCAAAGGCAAGAAGAGCGGGAAGAAGTTCGGCAAGGGTGGGAAGAGCAATCCGTTCTAA
- a CDS encoding GNAT family N-acyltransferase — protein sequence MLTSLKVARLLVHQQGDYGLRLARTDEEVAAAQALRFAVFNLELNEGLETSYQTGRDSDPFDAVCHHLLVEHLETKQIVGTYRLQMGNTAAQNLGYYSEQEFDFGPYEVNRAQIVELGRACVHKNHRNLAVLGLLWKGIADYAREFGGRYLIGCSSLTSQDPADGASMYTQLVRSHLAPLEWRTLPKPAYDCPMDNLAADAPKVPKLLRAYLTIGAKICGPPALDRQFKTIDFLTLLDLEALPADVKRRFLS from the coding sequence ATGTTGACGAGTCTGAAAGTGGCACGCCTGTTGGTCCACCAGCAAGGTGATTATGGTTTGCGTCTGGCCCGCACCGACGAAGAAGTCGCGGCGGCCCAAGCGCTGCGTTTTGCTGTCTTTAATCTGGAGTTAAACGAAGGTCTCGAAACCTCCTATCAGACCGGTCGTGATTCCGATCCTTTTGATGCCGTCTGCCATCACCTCCTCGTCGAGCATCTGGAGACGAAGCAGATCGTCGGCACCTATCGCCTGCAGATGGGCAACACGGCGGCTCAGAACCTTGGCTACTACAGCGAGCAAGAATTTGATTTCGGCCCTTACGAAGTAAATCGCGCCCAGATCGTGGAACTCGGTCGCGCATGTGTGCACAAGAATCACCGGAACCTCGCTGTGCTTGGGCTGCTCTGGAAAGGCATCGCGGATTACGCACGTGAGTTTGGTGGACGTTATTTGATCGGTTGCAGCTCACTCACCTCGCAAGACCCTGCGGATGGCGCGAGCATGTACACCCAGCTTGTCCGCTCACATCTGGCTCCCTTGGAATGGCGCACACTGCCGAAGCCAGCGTATGATTGTCCCATGGACAACCTCGCGGCAGACGCCCCCAAGGTCCCGAAGCTCCTGCGTGCTTACCTGACCATCGGCGCGAAGATCTGCGGACCACCCGCGTTGGATCGCCAGTTCAAGACCATCGATTTCCTCACGCTGCTTGACCTTGAAGCGCTTCCGGCGGATGTGAAACGACGCTTTTTGTCTTAA
- a CDS encoding lysophospholipid acyltransferase family protein translates to MKGFYKHPLRGLWRGATFLFSLLLIAWDFRRTAKAKGKDLTVMDRALWLHRSCRRYVELLRIDLEIIGQPPKDGLMVSNHMGYVDIIVLCAVTPCVFISKSDVKRWPIFGYFAGVGGTLFVNREKRSDVGRLAEEMRAILDTGAHLALFPEGTSSGGDTVLPFKSALLEPITQIDLPVTPACVVYSLPPGHGKVSEEVAYWADMTLVPHLLNIFSLERIGAKVVFGEPRVHKADRKQLAKELHAEVLALQQSVQGQPAKEPACAS, encoded by the coding sequence ATGAAAGGCTTTTACAAACATCCTTTGCGCGGACTTTGGCGGGGAGCGACGTTCTTGTTCTCCCTGCTGCTCATCGCGTGGGATTTCCGTAGAACGGCAAAGGCTAAAGGCAAAGATCTCACCGTGATGGATCGGGCGCTCTGGTTGCATCGCAGTTGCCGTCGCTATGTCGAGCTGTTGCGCATCGATCTCGAAATCATCGGCCAGCCACCGAAGGACGGTCTCATGGTCAGTAATCACATGGGCTATGTGGACATCATTGTTCTCTGTGCGGTGACCCCGTGCGTTTTTATCTCGAAGAGTGATGTGAAGCGGTGGCCTATCTTTGGCTACTTTGCCGGTGTGGGTGGTACACTCTTCGTGAATCGCGAGAAACGCTCGGACGTTGGCCGCTTGGCCGAGGAGATGCGTGCGATCTTGGATACCGGAGCGCATCTGGCGCTGTTTCCCGAAGGCACAAGTTCTGGCGGGGATACCGTATTGCCGTTCAAGTCCGCGCTGCTCGAACCCATCACCCAGATTGACCTGCCGGTGACGCCTGCGTGTGTCGTCTATTCGCTGCCACCTGGTCACGGGAAGGTGTCTGAGGAAGTTGCCTATTGGGCGGACATGACACTCGTGCCGCATCTGCTAAACATCTTCTCGCTGGAACGTATCGGTGCGAAAGTCGTCTTCGGCGAACCGCGTGTGCACAAGGCGGATCGCAAGCAGTTGGCTAAAGAACTTCATGCTGAAGTGCTCGCCTTGCAGCAAAGCGTGCAAGGTCAGCCAGCCAAGGAGCCTGCATGCGCATCGTGA
- a CDS encoding phosphopantothenoylcysteine decarboxylase: protein MRIVITCGPSYEPVDEVRRLTNFSTGELGVLLANRLTADGHEVFCLKGEAATYAGACRAHHLISFSTNDNLLANLQAISKQGEIGAVLHCAALCDFKVKQVQNATGEKLTERKVSSRAGDLTIVLEPASKVISHLRRLFPEARIIGWKYELDGTREDALAKGRKQIEENATDLSVVNGRAFGKGFEVVDVKTSVASLACKDAIVDWLSVSLK from the coding sequence ATGCGCATCGTGATCACGTGCGGGCCGAGCTACGAGCCGGTGGATGAAGTCCGCCGCCTCACGAATTTTTCCACGGGTGAACTCGGTGTGTTGCTAGCGAACCGGCTCACAGCCGATGGCCATGAAGTCTTCTGCCTGAAAGGCGAAGCGGCTACTTACGCGGGTGCCTGCCGCGCTCATCATCTCATTTCGTTCAGCACGAATGACAATTTGCTCGCCAATCTTCAGGCTATCTCGAAACAAGGTGAGATTGGTGCCGTCCTGCATTGCGCGGCGCTATGTGACTTCAAGGTGAAGCAAGTGCAGAATGCCACCGGTGAAAAACTCACCGAACGCAAAGTCTCCAGCCGGGCAGGGGACCTCACGATCGTTTTGGAACCAGCCAGCAAGGTGATCAGTCACCTGCGCCGTCTGTTTCCCGAGGCCCGTATCATTGGCTGGAAATACGAGCTGGATGGCACGCGTGAAGATGCTTTAGCCAAAGGCCGCAAGCAGATCGAGGAAAACGCGACGGATCTCAGTGTGGTGAATGGGCGTGCGTTCGGCAAAGGTTTTGAAGTGGTTGATGTCAAAACAAGCGTGGCATCCTTGGCGTGCAAGGATGCCATCGTAGATTGGCTTTCAGTGTCTCTGAAGTGA